The segment aaaatataaacaaaacgacAAAGCCCTTACATTCTCTCAATCAGTCCTTTCTCGTCTAGGGCATTCGGTAGATCTCTCTTGTTGCCTAGGACTAGTACGGGGATGCCTGCTAACTGTGGTTTATCTAGTAGATTGTGCAACTCATTCCGGGAGGCTTCAATTTTCTCTGGATCAGCGGCATCCACCATATAtctagagggaaagggaggataaaaaaaaattggtattCCTCTTTTTCATAAAGCtgcaaaatggaagaagaagaagaagatgaagaaaaagaaaaaggaaaaagtttatatatactacattcaatatatatatatatatataaatatatgattatatatatataaatatatgattatatatatataaatatatgatatatataatatatatatatatatatatatatatatatatatatattacacacacatttacatatacatatacacatacatacatacatacatacatacatacatacatacatacatacacacacacattgcataaaaaaacatatataaatatatatataaatacatatatatatatatatatatatatatatatatatatatatatatacatatatatatacacacacatacatatacatacatatatatacatataaatatacatatacgtatacatataaaatttatatatacatacatatacccggtatataatatatatatatatacatatacatatacacacatatatataaaatataaatatatacatatgtatacatatacatacattatatatatatatatatatatatatatatatatataatactcacacacacacacacacacacacacacacacacacacacacacacacacacacacacacacacacacacacacacacacacacacacacacacaaattcatctGAATATCCTTATCCTTAGTGCATCTGATGAATACTCCTCTGTAGCAGTACAAATAAAAGGTAACTTGAATTGATTTAATAAGTGATCAAATTTTAAACACAAACTCTATCAACAATAACCACATTCCAGTTCATCTCAACAAACAGAACATGAGCTttctatcatatgtatatatcgacaTCCATCAACCTATCTACTAACATGATTTGATAATACCAAAGAAGAATACTTACACAATGGCATTTACTCCTCGACAGTAGCGTTCCCACATGGACCTGAACCTCGGCTGTCCACCAATGTCCCACACTTTTATGGTCACATTACCCTTTGTTATCTTGCGCATGTTGAAGCCCACTGTTGGAATCATGTCTTCGCTGAATTGTCCAGACTGAAAAGTATacaatgtatttttaaaatttgtttctAATATCCTGTTTGAGTAAAGGGAAGACATGCACTCAAAGAGAATTCATTAGGTAAcacagggaaagggggaggcagggggtgaTCTCTCGCATGCTAGGAATGGAATGGAAGTCATGCTATCCTTTCCGACAACCTCATCTCtgggaataggaggggaaaaaGTTGTACTTGTTGAAATAATCGTCCTTTGTCTGGAGACTATGgtaatttcctttattttgttagTGACATTCATTTGTATCATGTCTGTTACAATAAAATTACTATAGAGTTTAATCAAACATACAGGTTATAGCAGGGAACTTCAATATGACCTCAATGGGAATTTGACAATACTCTAAAAATCTCTAGCTCATAATGGAATCAATTAATGGAAATTGTTATCCTCACCTAGAAATGAAGCTACCAATCGTTCATAACTAACAGTTTTATTTCTATCACAGTGATATTATTACATAAATACAgctgcatacacatatagacacaaacacctGCTAGTCCTAACCCCACAATCCAAAAAATTGCTCTTAGTATAATTTAATTTTGCAAATAAATTCCAGTCTTCCATAACACTAATAAACAAGGCCTTTGGACAAATAACTCTAATTAAACCAAGGGGAAACTGATACTCAAACACAGACTACAAAGTCAGCAACACTCAAAACACATCTGTTCATTTCCTATTGCATGAGTTATCAAAGGCTTACTCAAACTAGAGAAAATCAGTGTCAATATCTTTAAAATAAGTGTGTTCTCCGGATAACATTCCAAcccttttattttattgaaaATCACACAATACTTGTTTTTCTAATATTTATGAGACAGACCTCTTAAAACAATATTTATTTGGTAGCTT is part of the Penaeus chinensis breed Huanghai No. 1 chromosome 2, ASM1920278v2, whole genome shotgun sequence genome and harbors:
- the LOC125032582 gene encoding ADP-ribosylation factor-like protein 8B-A, which gives rise to MLALINRILDWFKSLFWKEEMELTLVGLQYSGKTTFVNVIASGQFSEDMIPTVGFNMRKITKGNVTIKVWDIGGQPRFRSMWERYCRGVNAIVYMVDAADPEKIEASRNELHNLLDKPQLAGIPVLVLGNKRDLPNALDEKGLIERMNLSAIQDREICCYSISCKEKDNIDITLQWLISHSKSGGR